From a single Armatimonadota bacterium genomic region:
- a CDS encoding SPOR domain-containing protein has translation MQTPRKSHRQQKGEIDRRIIALGVIGFIALAGLFMLGFLIIGPKINSPHEGTLQQVPPTSYTQTPPTRQLEEPRRNEQKPAVEVEIREHREEPKPITEPKSAESNANEDVRVDDNEITMTLEPQKDVAPIEDERNTKENLTTQLSEQSNLERPRVATEPKAPAASKITYRVRVGKYRNKENADRLATELQEKGYKARVVQIKDGGRTLYHVQIGRYNTHEDALELANDLIDEGYSPTITSEPKE, from the coding sequence ATGCAAACTCCGCGAAAGTCCCATCGACAACAAAAAGGAGAAATTGACCGGCGGATAATTGCACTAGGCGTCATTGGTTTCATCGCACTTGCCGGACTCTTCATGCTCGGCTTTCTAATTATTGGTCCAAAAATCAACTCTCCGCATGAAGGAACCTTGCAGCAAGTTCCTCCCACTTCATATACACAAACTCCGCCAACACGCCAACTCGAAGAGCCCCGGCGAAACGAGCAAAAACCAGCGGTAGAAGTAGAAATTAGGGAACATCGGGAAGAGCCAAAGCCTATCACCGAGCCTAAATCTGCGGAATCAAATGCCAACGAGGATGTAAGAGTAGACGATAATGAAATTACTATGACCCTCGAGCCACAGAAAGATGTCGCGCCAATCGAGGACGAAAGAAATACAAAGGAAAATTTGACCACTCAACTTAGCGAACAGTCGAATCTTGAACGCCCTAGAGTTGCAACTGAACCAAAAGCACCTGCCGCTTCCAAAATCACTTACCGCGTCCGGGTGGGGAAATACCGCAATAAAGAAAATGCAGACCGACTAGCCACCGAGCTCCAAGAGAAAGGCTATAAAGCAAGGGTTGTCCAGATAAAAGACGGCGGGCGCACCCTCTACCATGTTCAAATTGGCAGGTACAACACTCATGAAGATGCCTTGGAGCTTGCAAACGACCTCATAGATGAAGGCTACTCGCCTACAATCACCTCCGAGCCAAAAGAATAA